Within the Pseudorasbora parva isolate DD20220531a chromosome 15, ASM2467924v1, whole genome shotgun sequence genome, the region AAGTGGACTCTGTGATTGTGGATGCTGCTTTTGAGCTGAACAGAAAGTCTCTGTTGTCTCTGTTTTTGCGGTATGTCCAGAGGTCCATGTCTCAAAATGAGATGAACTCGGCTCTTTTTAAAGCGGTACGGAGGAACTTGGACGGGGTCATTGCTGCGCTCATTGATCATGGTGCAGATGTTAATAGTTTTAATGAGCTTGGATACACACCTATGCTTTTAGCCGCAGAGCTGGGGAATGCAGAGGCCTTTAAAGTGCTGGTCTCAAAAAAGGCCAGACTGGATGAGAGACTGCCAAACCAGATCTCTGGTCTTCACCTGGCCATCCAAAGTGGCAGTATGCAAATAGCACAGGTAAATAGCTTAGCcgttaaataaaaatgtaattttattttattttattttattttaaattataaaatgctTTATCAAATGCATGTGGTAccaaaataattcattattcGTGGTTTGTTCACAACTAaatcatataataaaaaaaaaattatacatcagtttaatttaaaaaaaggtgtTTTTAGGGTTGTCAAAGTTAACTTTATATTAATTACATATTTCAATGCAATATGTATAAgcttaaatgttttacatttacttaatttatataatttcaataatatatatatattttttttaaatactcatAATCAGACTAGTTTAGGGTGACCAAACGTcctgttttcccaggacatGTCCTGTTTTCAAGTCCTGTCCGCCCTGGCTGTTTTTTTAGGAAGTGATGAAAATGTCCTAGTTTCCATAATTTTCCATTGGCCAATAAACTGACCGGTACTCGAGTATAGGAGACTATAAAGGGTGAAAATCaggagggaacaggtggggttaattaaacaataatgaGATAACAAGAGGGAAGGGATCAGACAggcccaaaataacaaaacaccaTGTGCTACAtgagacaggacaggcatggggCGGGGGGACaatccaacgctctccattgactctGTGTTGCGTGAAGctgcctccttgtcatttcggacttattacaaaaaacagaacaatgtctaaaagctgatatgtgacaaggtgtgcagcaaacaagctaCAAAATACATAACTACGTTTTTAAAAGCTCTTGaaagggggattctgaaatccactgccgcttcaatataactgtatatagtatatatatccCAAtgaacttcataatcaaaactttaatcaatcTCGACTCCAAAAAATGagcgtttaaggagacaaaagtggatacaggcaataagacCTGACACTCAGTACATCTCAGTATGCCTACGTGTGCAATAAACATtttgtcaaatatccaaatgtaagttttatatattatattgtccgtcgctgattactttcccctccagtgggcgtagttctcagtgtaatacaACATGACGCACTCTGTCTCTATTGCatgtatgcacttttatgtctttTAAACGCTCATTTTTTGGGTCAGCAGCTTATAATACTTCTGTTTTTTTGGTTCTggtttttttagcttgttttctgtacaccttgtcacatatcagcttttagacattgttggTTTTTTCGTTATAAGTCAGAAATAACAAGGAGGCCGCTTTCCGCAATAGcaagtcaatggagacggtttTGTTTGTGTTACTTGGTCCTTTGCAGGGGGACcattatatttggttatttaaATCTGCTCTTTTGGTCACTAAAGTTTATTTTAGGatatgtttaattttaataataaatctgaaatcttctgTTCTAACCCAGATATTGTTGGATAAGGGCATAGACCCCAACATCAGTGGCCCTAATGATCAGACCCCTCTCCATCTAAGTGCATTACATAACCAGCCAGCGTTGTCGGCGCTGTTGTTGAGAATGGGGGCTCAGATTAACTCAATCAACCAGGATGGACTCACTCCCCTGCACCTCGCGAGCCAGAACGGTCACACTGAAGCGGTTGCCCAGCTCCTGGAGGGCAAGGCTGACGTCTTTGTCAAAGACAAACAGGGAAGAACAGCCCTGCATTGGGCTGCAGCACAAGGGGAGGCGGGCGTCATACAGCTACTGCTTGCTGCTGGGGCTGATGCCAACgcctctgaaaaagagaaaaagactCCACTGCACCTGGCTGCCATGGAGGGACACACTAAGGCAGTTTCGGTGCTGCTGACCGGTAAAGCCAAAGTCAGCGCTAAAGATATGGATGGCTGCTCTCCACTGCATTACGCAGCTCGGAACGGGAAGGAAAGAGCAGCTGGTGTTCTTCTTGCATCTGGTAAGAGCATGAATGTGGATGATAGGAACGTGTGGAGGAGGACTTCTCTGCATTTAGCAGCAGAACATGGTCATGAGATGCTGGTGGGTCTTCTGCTGGAGAACGGTGCCAAGATCAACTCCTTGGATAACAATAAAGACACACCACTGCACTGTGCTTGCCGTGATGGGCGTGTGGAAACAGTACAGAGACTAATAAACTGGACAAATGGAGACCGAGCAAACCTTCAGGCAACTAATAAAGTGAAGAAAACAGCCCTCCAGGTGGCACTGTCAGAGGACACACCGGCTCACCAGAACATAACTACCCTGCTAAAGAAGAAGATGTTTCTtgtgaaataaaaaagaagagaaagaaagaaagaaagaaagaaagaaagaaagaaagaaagaaagaaagaaagaaagaaagaaagaaagaaagaaagaaagaaagaaagaaagaaaaactgtccattgacagggctcaatccgaggggcgggataaacggttgtctttcaaactccctctgcacacaattggatagcgctacaaccaaccagagcaacgtgaagcagagctagttgatagattaaactttcgccatatccTGTCTaaaaaactctgaacacatcttctaatttcagtgccgttctttgttcttttctcagaagaACTAAGCTCAAAGTCTTCCAGAGGTGCGATCAAAGCCAATTCGAGAGACCGCTGTTCGctagcttctgtgtttactagtagcacgcaagcggaactctgccatcattatgttaagccccgcccaccaactctatacacaatatgattggcctgaccagactttggtgtttacagctcagaagtgtattgagagttgctagatgacactcgcggcagattagatttgctgccactagggtgcgtctagatttctaggctagaaaacTGTATCATCTTAAATATGTTTGGCCGAAATGTTTGCCATGCTATTTTATGAATCAGTGACTCAGGTTAATGTCACCTGAACCAGCTAGCAGCTTTCACTCTTTTTCATCATcagcagtgttgccacagttactttgaattCGATTACTGGTTACTCCTTTACCGATTACGGATTACTCCTTTAATAAGtaactttacagattacttgattttaaaagtaactaagtaagattacaagttactttattagttacattcagcagtcgCCGACcacacccctgccgcctcaacatagaaatggCAGAACTCACTATATTGGAAGTGTAATTTTAACAGTAAAgtcaacaatgtatctcctgactagagccctgcatttatgcccgagctcgacgggccccgacttttGCATCTAGGCCCTTATGTCATACCTAAAACAAAGGCCGGGTTCGGGCCTTTTTTttggcttctccttcgttttatatttattttatcaattaaaaggaacaatgagatgtgctgcgctgcatggtggaaacaacatgagaccataaTATCTTACGCGACTGTCAAGACATGGCTCTcacagggttaaagagtccacGCCAGCAGCAGCGTGCATTTCTTCAgggcagctgctagagttatgacctttttacaactggttccttcattcgttttctctgtccaggtatctatctgattgcgaaatgaccaggaataggcctaaatgccttccgagatcactcaaacaaaccaattcagatcactcaaacaaaccaattcagaaggtgtaTGAAAGCATTACTGacgaaaccggacaaatgtaaatgtatctggttgtttaaaccacatgtgtaaattttagtattggcaaacggttaaaaaataaacgtgtgacAGCatgttatgggctatatgttgtagtcagatagatgatggtgctactgcaacactcatcgctgcaaatgagtagACTAAAGCAAATAAGCCAACACAAATGGCCgtaaattaaacttaaaataagtcacaaaaataagtcacacaaaacacaataatcTTTAATAACACTTAATGAGACTAAattatcttaccagtgctttggtcgctctctcatattgcggtctttgaatttgaaatgagctgctgaataaaatgcattttgaatctttttcttttgttgatGTGAACTCcattaaatgagcatataccgcaggaattgaagatcgcatttatattcattttgcggaGGTGTAAGGTATAAGACAACCGGCATGTTCTttgtttatttgtaaaaaaaaaaataaaataaaaaaccgGGCTCCAGTTGGACTCGGACTGAGAATGTTGATAAGCTGTTGGTTTTTACTaagaaaaaaattactaaaCTAGTAACTCAGGttaaattactttaatctgattactgatggattactcgttactggaaaaaagtagacagattagagtaacgcgttactggcatcactgatcATCAGACATTACATTTAAAGTACAACAGAGTACAGAATACCATAAAAGTCCAAATTTATAGGGTACAACGGAGCTAAAGGCACCCTGTGCCCTGTGCAAAGGTGCCTTTGATTAGATTTTCCTCTAAACCACTTGTCTGACCATCACcaatttaaaggtgtcatgaactggcttttttttatactgttgtctgaggtcaagtaatgtttgtgtggtttttgcATCTAAattcatcataaataataagtaataggctattttctacactggttttaaggctgtcttctgaacgctgggttttgatgggcgtgactaGTAGGATTGGATaggatttgcatatttaatgctCTTCCGCTCCCCTTCTAAGTTCACACGAGGGAGGGAGtgatttgaaagcggcaaccaggATTCTCTCAGAGGGCTCGTTAACGTCTTTATctaacaaacacaattatttatttctcatccacccgcgattgattggaatattatttctgtattacatggtCTGCACGATctgtggatataagcgtgaacacacacacacaagtgcgTGCGTACCCAGAAcaagaaaatattatttctgcCGACGGGCTTACGTTTTGATAGCCCGTCCGGAAAACAAACAGCTCCGGGACTACTAGTAgcctacatataaaaaagatgttttactcacataagtttgttgcaccattcctgtcgaatcaatatagaaggcaccacattgtgtctgcaaattcAGCACCTGAGAGtcgacttgtttacaaacgattccgcagtgaaatgaagcgaacacacacaTGTTCTTCCCCCTGTGAGCtgaaaattcattaaaaataaatgtagtattacattcctaatattaggacccaaaggaagcttatgcagcgactgttcttccacaatatcttgctatcttctgcatgtttattgcttctggctagcgtgatccgatgactcggtgggcggggctactgaactacaTGTGCTTATCATtttgtagaggcggtgtttcgccaCTAGATGATGTAAGTATATAGCACACGATCagtttctgggcctggtgtctataaaagcttttcttctttcttctttttgctGCAAAAGAGGCGTGAAcaactggcattattcaaataactctGTACGCAGTTAGATattccttcaaccaatcagaccacaagaggcgtgatcaactggcAACGACCTATCACTTCTCTATCCGTTAAAGCCGCCAATAGCGCCCCAGGTGGATGAGCCAGTCTGTGactggttcccgcaaaagtgtaacagaagcagtagaaataaatgtacgggtttccagactgagttgccgggcaaaatcaaatctccggcagatcaggctggatTTACCCGGTCTActaaaccactagatggcacaaaAAACTTGCTGCAGCTCTTTCCATCTGCTTTTCAAGATGCACATGGAAATTTGACTGATCCTTGAAGTGATCATAGACAGCAGCGCAAAGTTTACTGTGCGCTGATCGCTGATTTGATCTAACATTTGACGCTTTTGAAATGTTGTAGCAAATGAAAATCACGCAATTACTGAGACAATTGTCTTCTTAATGATTTTCAATGGTTTATTTAAGGTAATTAAAACAACAGTAACTGCACACAATGTAAAAAGTgcacataatgtaatatatgtaataaTGATCGGTGAGTTTATATTGTCAATGTTCTCATAATGTAAAAATtgttattacattacattacaagaCAAGATTTTATTATATTGAAAAAATTACTAcattatgaacattttattataataatgtaatagttattacattatgtgctgttattacattatgagttacttcaaactgttttatctatttaaaagtaattttggGGTCAAAAGCACATCTGCTGTTGGGGGGAAAGGAATAATAAAACGCTGGCTGACTTTTCCATTTGTTGGCATGACATGGCTAGATTCAGATAGTAAATATATTAAGTTGGGTGTCCACCTTAGAGATAATcaccatatttataatgaaaccatcatacttaaaaatatgatattaatcatatcatgtaataaaatattttttattgttactAATGTAAAGCTATAATAAATTATGTAATTTCCTTTATTGCTTTCAGaatctttactttttaaaatcattttgtttctgtattttattcatatatttCTATATTATCAATGACAGTATATTAATTGAACAAAAATGCACTCTCTCATTTATCTAAAGGGTTAACGGCCCCCCTCACCACATcatacattaataaaaaatgtaagaaAACTAAACCACAAAATCAGTAATTAAAATCTCCATAAATGCTCaatacaaaaaacaacaacgtaGTGAAAAGCacatagtgatggccgatttcaaaacactgcttcgtaAAGCTTCAGAgctttatgaatcagcatattaaatCAGCGGTTCGGATGATTCATTTTAATCTGAGGCTTTACGaagaagtgttttgaaatcacTATACAAGTCCTTATTTGGGgttttttgcacacacaaactattctcatcgcttcatacaattattgtagaacaTGTAGTGAAATGAGCTTTGTAACGACgtatttagtgccttttatgggtctcaagagaggaaatgacattgctgccaatggaggcctttctgagccatcggatttcaacaaaaatatcttaatttgtgttccaaagatgaacggaggtcgcACGGGTCTTGAAAggcatgagagtgagtaattattaatgacagaattttcatttttgggtgaaccaaacCTTTTGATTTCCTTTTGATTTCATGGGTGACTTTAATGTTGTATCAATTCACAGTTTCGTCAATAGATGTCACTCAAACGCAGCTTTTGGGAACCACCACATGTAAACCTACAGTAGCCTATGGGATATGGTACTCCATTTGAGGTTATATAACACATAGAAAAACTTATTTGAAATATTGTCACACTTTTTTACTCGAAATGGATATTTCTCCAGGTAGCCTATCggtatatttattttcaaagtCAGTTTCTCGACTAAAATGAAAAGATTAACATCTTTCCAACAAAAAGCTACTAAGCAATCCCATCAATGCCTAGTAGTAGAAACGTTTAGTTTTCACAAAAGAGGATGCACAAAAACTCAATAACAGGATAATGTTTGTTGAAACTATCAAACACCACTTTCAGAGAAAACACAcgtttgtctgttttgactcAAAACCTTTACAAATGTGGGATTGGCGTAGTTTGAAACCGTGTCATGTGACCGTCTGACCACTCATGTCACGTGACTCCGTGTTGACGGAAAAGCTGCAGGAATGGCAAGAAACGAAGAGAAACAGTTTGGAAGATTGAATCGACTGTGGCTCCAAAAAGAGAGAGAAGGTATGGGACGGTTTATTTAACCAAATTTAATTCAACCAACGGAAATGTAATCGCTAATGTCCGTGTAAACATCcgtgtttttttatttccagAGGGTCGCATTAAAGATGTCAACGTGTCACGGCCAAAGCTTGTGAGAATGTGTTTCGTTGTAGCCTAATGCACCTCTTATAGTTCCAATGAGTCATAAATAACAACTTTACATTTGCATAAATAACAACTTTACATTTTTGATTTACCTTCTTACATGCAGGCAACGTTAAATTCGGTGGCAGCAGTGAAGAAGTGGATGCCGAGCATTAAGAAGGAGATAGAGTACTATCTTCAggtactgacacacacacacacacacacacactcactcactcactcactcactcactcactcactcactcactcactcactcacacacacacacacacacacacacacacacacacacacacacacacacacacacacacacacacacacacacacacacacacacacctttattAGCTTCCCATGTTCGTGTTCAACTACTTGAACTGCGCGAaaacaaccaatcacatggcagctcATTGCATTTAGTCATGCTCACGACAGTCTCCCGAAGTTTAAAGTTAATGAGCATCAGAAATGGCAAGACACGTGATTTAAGCGATTTTGAACGGGTTGTTGGTACCAGATGAGCTGGTCTGCGTATTTCAGAAATAGCTGATCAACTGGTATTTTCACGTATAACCATTTCGGATTTACAGAGAAtggtctggaaaaaaaaaatccagtgaGTTGCAGGCTGGTGCTGGTGGTGTAATGCTGTGGGGGATATATTCTTGGCACCAACTGAGCATTGTTTacatgccacagcctacctaaGTATTGTATGCTGGCCATGTCCATCGCTTCTTGACCATAGTGCACCAatcttctgatggctacttccagcaggataatgcaccatcaCAGACctcaaatcatctcaaactgGTTTATTGAACATCAAAATGAGTCCATTATCCTCAAATGACCTCcatagtcaccagatctcaatacAGTAGAGCTCTTTTGAAATGTGGTGGAACGAGAGAGTCACATCACGGATGTTGTGCAGCCGACAAAACAAAGAAATGTTTCCAGAACCTTATTGAATTTATGCTATGAAGAATTAAGcaagttctgaaggcaaaaggcaATCCAACTTGGTACTAGCAAGGTGTAAAAGCACTCCTAAAACACTCACTGGCCATTTTATTAGGTACACCTTGATAGAACCAGGTTGGATAGAACCCATTTTGCCTTCTGAACTGgttcaacaaggtgctggaaACATTCCTCATGCATTTATGCCATGCACTGGCTGCAAATTTGACCATATCTACATGCCTAAATACATTGAGTTGCTGCTGTGTGATTGGCTAATTatatatttgcatttaaagagcaatcaaactagcctagaaatctagacgcaccctagcggcagcaaatttaatttgcccgcaagtgtcgtctaggaactctcaataccattctgagctgtattcctcaaaatctggacggcccaaccacaccgtgtatagagtcggcgagcggggccataatgacgatggccgagttgcgtttgcgtgcttctagtaaacacagaaactggcgaacggcggcggtctttcgaatcagctctgaccgcgactctggaagacttggagttaagcttttctctgagaaaagaacaaagaacggcactgaagtcattcttaaaaagggaagatgtgttcgtagtttagccgaccggatacggcgattgtttaatcagtcagcgagctctgcttcaccttcgttgctctggttggtgaagtgctatcctatcgcgtgcagagggagtttgaaagacaaccgtttatcctgcccctcggattgagccctgtctatggtgaggttccagaccaaacatcttgatgtgggtctggcttgtcaggctacaatcAAACAGGTGTACCTGATAAAATagcaattatttatatatatatatatatatataatatatatatatatatatatatatatatatatatatatatatatatatatatatatatatataatatacacacacacacacaaatatatttataactTGTTAACAATTGTAACATTTACAGAATGTgatttatatgaaataataataacaattaaataatTACCAATTATccattaataattaaaatatgattGTAAATACTATTATCAGAATTAGAATTATTAGCAAGtatgtttacacacacacgcttctTGGTGACAGAAGCTTCCAGTGCACAGTCAGAATGACAACAATTGAGTAAAAGAATATATAAATAGACAAATgtacaatataaatatatgttgTTCATATATGTTATATAATTTTACAATTACTATAATTAGCTTTCATAATTATGTATTTACTTAACTATGGAATCAAAAGATCATAATTTGTATATTAAGTAACAACACTTAACAAGCAAAATATGATAATACCCCTTAACTGCTTTAACTAGTCTAATCGGGTTTGCTGGTCTTCCATTCTGGTCAGATGGGTGTGTTGGCTGGTTTTAGAGGGTGTTGAGGCCCTTTTTA harbors:
- the caiap gene encoding CARD- and ANK-domain containing inflammasome adapter protein; the protein is MGSTSFTNPYAIEVIRMKKNDLVSGISNTEDLLDLLIANGVLQPDSRAMMSSITAQEEKNSRMLNVLIARGERACRIFFYPCLKRAEPELYQHMRTYVGGVNDGIKDARRQLIGYLLEKDKQGLVKYSKSNREPDPEKIQPKPVTIEATSSIEQNEQIPKSEGDHDAILRAISSGDLHLLQELIKGLDVNTARSSTDTLLHLAAEYGKEAVVYFLLRQGAKLNLKDKEGRTALHRASEQGHTAVALALVKAGADIHATDQMSKTPMHLAAKNEHESTVKALVLEEKKILKNQTTVLHMAATEDDAKLAEVLLRSGALVDTQDGQRKTALYHAIRHGNEKTVAVLLKAGAQVDSVIVDAAFELNRKSLLSLFLRYVQRSMSQNEMNSALFKAVRRNLDGVIAALIDHGADVNSFNELGYTPMLLAAELGNAEAFKVLVSKKARLDERLPNQISGLHLAIQSGSMQIAQILLDKGIDPNISGPNDQTPLHLSALHNQPALSALLLRMGAQINSINQDGLTPLHLASQNGHTEAVAQLLEGKADVFVKDKQGRTALHWAAAQGEAGVIQLLLAAGADANASEKEKKTPLHLAAMEGHTKAVSVLLTGKAKVSAKDMDGCSPLHYAARNGKERAAGVLLASGKSMNVDDRNVWRRTSLHLAAEHGHEMLVGLLLENGAKINSLDNNKDTPLHCACRDGRVETVQRLINWTNGDRANLQATNKVKKTALQVALSEDTPAHQNITTLLKKKMFLVK